In the Cydia fagiglandana chromosome 5, ilCydFagi1.1, whole genome shotgun sequence genome, one interval contains:
- the LOC134664522 gene encoding uncharacterized protein LOC134664522 isoform X2 yields the protein MARWLKALAAVFLLAAAATAARKSPPKAEPQIEEVTAKQLDRVLEDKDFVAVYWYARSCVTCDKVLEELEKIDDDTDTFGVDFVKINDKRLAKQYGITKFPALTYFREKEPIIYEGDLMDEESVLDFLTSLEAMDLPDRIEEVNQKILSKIIEDTDYVAVLFCPDHKSCGPSNNKPECKKCAKALQELENIDDEADQLGIGFVKIHDEELAEEYSLGELPRLVYYRHEIPIIYESELSKEEDVLEWLIANKSTGDEEDVIEDVTAKTLNTLIGNVDNLVVVFYDHGDEESMTVLAELENIDDDCDRHGIQFVKIDDAKAADSFGIDNIPSIVYFEKQIPNVYDGDLENEEEILEWLVGQLEKDEIEDVTDEMLDKLIKDGKTVAVLFYDNNDRKSQKVLAELENIDDECDTLGIAFVKIDNDEEAKEYGIEKIPTLLYFEKGIPTYYEGNLEEEEKVLAWLRYQAESDEIEDITDEMLDLIIDKMPYVAVLFYDKDQKKSQKILSELENIDDECDQNDIAFVKIDDDKEAKEYGIESIPTMVFFEKGIPHIYEGDLMKEDELLGWLLHQKRHSEIPEVTDEMMDKLIESTPYLAVIFYDKDDKQDIRILNELENIDDELEKEGIVIVRMDNENEAKEFGIDHLPTLVYFEENIPAIYEGDLMNEDEVLEWLIEQKNSATIEEVTDEILTDLIEEHEYVVVYFSGNCEEGDECDNILDELENIDDELDETGIIFVTTEDLPLAKKYGIKTFPTLVFFRNKDPLIYKGDLEDEDEVLSWLTDEDTLEIPGKIEEVNSRMLEKILAENDHIVVFFYKEGDKKSQKVLSELENIDDECEEKDIDFVKISDEGVEKEYDLSELPALAFYRHKFRTIYEGDLMHEEDILSWVLELVDSRPDVIESVDRKTLKDLIADVEHLAVFFYSDDCDTCDEVLEELETIDDDTDKYEIQFVKSKDSKLASDIGIFSFPALVYYETGVPIMYDGDLKNEKKVLQWLIDQKSEDSNRHKNKANTKSKANADGSKASGFGGNADVDKKNTPKRVKPTEWKTMGTLKVRFPGDPKRKEDGKVKPKIDDDDDNDDDDDDDDNDDDDDDDDDDVDDDDDDDDDDDDDDDDDDDDNDDDDDDDDNDDDDDDNNNDDDDKDNEVKGSKLKELLKLRKNKEATWKTVGKLRIRIPGNKHSKKDDDNNDDDDDDDDNDDNDDDDEDDDNDDDDDDDDDEDDDDELNKRSYKSKTISNKFQRNNIGAGAKKLQVKKNSVKSKHNDDDDDNDGDDNDDDDDDDDDDDDDDDDNDDDDDDDNDDDDDNDDDDDDEPTFKRNKGGSNLGSKKKRQKHDDDDDDDDDSDDDSVKSKKKRNNYLGQKKGIQNKRKNLRNRDDDDDDDNGDDDDDNDDDDDDDDGDDDDDDDDDDDEDDEDDEDDDDDDDDDDDDDDNEDDSFFGRIKRMFTGDRCFYIGLGAKPAAPKMTYEPYQCCPTKVQSPTKVAKATPTKVPAKKLEKRSPKQPEKPAKASKALAKPEKGKGKKGNLLDESEVLEWMVKQKEDESIEHIEREKLFKYIDTKEFLAVVFYKEDDPDSPRILRYVELIDDEASEYGIKVVKCSDRLMAKKYGFRNPPGITYFRKGKYINYDGDMDDEEEILDWLTNPENMELTDHIEKVNRKMFQKIRQTSDYVAVFFYSNDCKQCPRVLLEIEHIDDDADGAGINFVKIDDKQMAKEFGVFALPAVLFFKMGSKDPVIYAGDLYDEHQLLNWLLTQKNPSGDVIEALEGKDLLKLIEEEGSLAVYFYSLDCEQCAGILEELENIDDDCDRHKIKFVKTQDYAIAESYGVTDFPVLVYFENNVPNVYEGSLAEEEEVLQWLITQKTEDRIELITRVMLENMVEETQYLAVYFYKLNCHICDAILEGLEQIDDECDVYGIHMVKIQDPQLAKRYSIKTFPAMVYFRNGNPLLFEGDLQNEESILEWLIDDENRELADEIESVNERMLERLLVESHLLVVFFYDDEDCPECEDLLESLEQIDGEVDQFGIDFVKIASPEAAAKYNVINIPSLVYFRKQVPMLYDGDLHQVDKVLSWLTSQDVFEIKNEIEEVNRKMLDKLLEENEFLAVYFYEKSAESRAVLDKLENIDSETDNLDITFVKMEDPRYARKWGVTKLPAIVYFRKRFPSIYRGDTMNEEEVLDWLRKNRFRQPELNIFMYALIALSIAFVMYTAFLLQCFKPAPPAPAPHPKQA from the exons ATGCGAGAAGCTGCGTGACATGTGACAAAGTGCTAGAAGAGCTAGAGAAGATAGACGACGACACAGACACGTTCGGGGTGGACTTCGTCAAGATCAACGACAAGAGGCTCGCCAAGCAGTATGGCATCACGAAATTCCCCGCCCTCACGTACTTCCGTGAGAAGGAACCGATCATTTACGAAG GAGATCTCATGGACGAAGAAAGCGTCCTGGATTTCCTGACGAGTTTAGAAGCCATGGACCTTCCGGACCGGATAGAGGAGGTAAACCAGAAGATTCTGTCCAAGATCATCGAGGACACGGACTACGTTGCTGTTCTCTTTT GTCCTGACCACAAAAGTTGCGGCCCATCGAACA ACAAGCCCGAATGCAAGAAGTGTGCGAAGGCGCTTCAAGAACTGGAGAACATTGATGATGAAGCTGACCAGTTGGGAATCGGATTCGTCAAGATCCACGATGAAGAACTGGCCGAGGAGTACAGTCTTGGAGAGCTGCCAAGACTGGTGTACTACAGGCATGAAATACCAATTATCTATGAAA GTGAGTTGAGCAAAGAAGAAGATGTCCTGGAGTGGTTGATCGCCAACAAGTCCACCGGTGACGAAGAAGATGTCATCGAGGACGTCACGGCCAAGACCCTCAACACCCTCATCGGCAATGTGGATAATCTTGTTGTTGTCTTCT ACGACCACGGTGACGAGGAATCAATGACTGTCCTTGCCGAGCTCGAAAACATCGATGACGACTGCGACCGCCACGGCATCCAGTTCGTCAAGATCGACGACGCCAAGGCCGCCGACTCCTTCGGCATCGACAACATCCCCTCCATCGTCTACTTCGAGAAGCAGATCCCCAACGTTTACGACG GTGATCTTGAAAACGAGGAAGAGATCCTGGAGTGGCTGGTCGGTCAGCTGGAGAAGGACGAGATCGAGGACGTCACCGACGAGATGCTGGACAAGTTGATCAAGGACGGGAAAACCGTTGCCGTGCTATTCT ATGACAATAACGATCGCAAATCTCAGAAAGTATTAGCAGAACTTGAGAACATTGATGACGAGTGCGATACCCTTGGCATTGCGTTTGTAAAGATCGACAATGATGAAGAAGCCAAAGAATACGGCATTGAAAAGATCCCAACTCTTCTGTATTTCGAAAAGGGTATCCCGACTTATTATGAAGGAAATCTGGAAGAGGAAGAGAAAGTATTAGCTTGGCTCAGGTATCAAGCGGAGAGCGACGAAATTGAGGACATCACTGATGAAATGCTCGACCTCATCATCGACAAAATGCCATACGTCGCTGTGCTGTTCT ACGACAAGGACCAGAAGAAGAGTCAAAAGATCCTTTCTGAGCTGGAGAACATTGACGACGAATGTGACCAAAATGACATTGCTTTCGTCAAGATTGATGACGATAAAGAAGCCAAGGAATATGGTATTGAATCCATTCCTACCATGGTTTTCTTCGAGAAAGGCATCCCTCACATCTACGAAGGCGATCTGATGAAGGAAGATGAATTACTCGGCTGGTTGCTACATCAGAAACGGCATAGTGAAATTCCTGAAGTCACTGACGAGATGATGGACAAGCTAATAGAAAGTACACCGTATTTGGCTGTTATATTTT acGATAAAGATGACAAACAAGACATAAGAATCCTTAATGAATTAGAAAACATTGATGATGAACTAGAAAAGGAAGGTATCGTTATTGTGCGAATGGACAACGAGAATGAAGCTAAAGAATTCGGTATCGACCATCTGCCGACTCTCGTATACTTCGAAGAGAACATCCCCGCTATCTACGAAGGTGACCTGATGAATGAAGACGAAGTATTGGAGTGGCTCATTGAACAGAAGAACAGCGCTACAATAGAGGAGGTTACTGATGAGATCTTGACTGATCTTATCGAAGAGCACGAATACGTGGTCGTTTATTTCA GCGGCAACTGCGAAGAGGGCGATGAATGCGACAACATCCTGGACGAGCTTGAGAACATCGACGACGAGCTGGACGAGACGGGCATCATCTTCGTTACCACCGAGGACCTGCCGCTCGCCAAGAAGTACGGCATCAAGACCTTCCCCACGCTCGTGTTCTTCAGGAACAAAGACCCACTTATTTATAAGG GTGACCTCGAAGACGAGGATGAAGTGTTGTCATGGCTGACGGACGAAGACACCCTCGAGATCCCCGGCAAGATCGAGGAGGTCAACTCCAGGATGCTGGAGAAGATCCTCGCTGAAAACGACCACATCGTTGTCTTTTTCT ACAAGGAGGGTGACAAGAAATCTCAAAAAGTACTCAGCGAGCTTGAAAACATCGATGACGAGTGCGAAGAAAAAGACATCGATTTCGTCAAGATTTCTGACGAAGGAGTGGAGAAGGAATACGACCTGTCTGAGCTGCCGGCTTTAGCTTTCTACCGCCACAAGTTCAGGACCATCTATGAAGGCGATCTGATGCATGAAGAAGATATCTTGTCCTGGGTGTTGGAATTGGTTGACTCTCGGCCTGACGTTATTGAGAGCGTAGACAGGAAGACTTTGAAGGATTTAATTGCAGATGTGGAACATCTTGCCGTCTTCTTTT ACAGTGATGATTGCGACACCTGCGACGAAGTGCTCGAAGAACTGGAGACAATTGATGACGACACAGACAAATACGAGATTCAGTTCGTCAAGTCCAAGGACTCCAAACTGGCTTCGGACATTGGCATTTTCAGTTTCCCAGCTCTGGTATACTATGAGACCGGCGTTCCGATCATGTACGATG GTGACTTAAAGAACGAAAAAAAGGTCCTCCAGTGGCTTATAGATCAAAAAA GTGAAGATAGCAACCGACATAAAAATAAAGCTAATACTAAATCGAAGGCCAATGCAGATGGTAGTAAAGCCTCGGGGTTTGGCGGTAATGCAGATGTGGATAAGAAAAATACACCGAAAAGGGTAAAACCAACAGAATGGAAGACTATGGGAACATTGAAAGTTAGATTCCCCGGTGATCCAAAAAGGAAGGAAGATGGGAAAGTAAAACCGAAAATAGATGACGATGACGACAATGACGACGATGACGACGACGATGACAATGACGACGACGACGATGATGACGACGACGACGTTgatgacgacgacgacgatgatgatgacgacgacgacgacgatgatgatgacgacgatgataatgatgacGACGACGATGATGACGACAATgacgacgatgatgatgataacaataATGACGATGACGACAAGGACAACGAAGTAAAAGGGTCTAAATTAAAAGAATTactaaaattaagaaaaaataaagAAGCTACATGGAAAACTGTCGGTAAATTACGAATCCGTATTCCTGGTAACAAACATAGTAAGAAAGACGACGATAACAACGAcgacgatgatgatgacgatgataatgatgacaatgaCGATGACGACGAAGACGATGACAATGACGATGACgacgatgacgatgatgatgaagacGATGATGACGAGCTTAATAAAAGAAGCTATAAATCAAAAACAATATCAAATAAATTTCAAAGAAATAATATAGGTGCTGgtgcaaaaaaattacaagtaaaaaaaaactccgTGAAAAGTAAACATAATGATGACGACGATGACAACGATGGTGATGAcaatgacgatgatgatgatgatgacgacgatgatgatgacgacgacgatgataatgatgatgacgaCGACGATGATAATGACGACGACGATGATAATGACGAcgacgatgatgatgaaccaACCTTCAAAAGAAATAAAGGCGGTAGTAATTTAGGGAGtaaaaaaaaacggcaaaaacacGACGACGACGATGACGATGATGACGACAGTGACGATGACAGTGTAAAATCTAAAAAGAAAAGGAACAATTATTTGGGGCAAAAGAAAGGAATTCAGAATAAAAGAAAGAATTTACGAAACCGTGACGACGATGATGACGATGACAATGgcgacgatgatgatgataacgacgacgatgatgatgatgatgatggcgaCGACGATGATGACGATGACGACGATGATGATGAGGATGACGAAGATGACGAGGATGACGACgacgatgatgacgatgatgatgacgacGATGACAATGAAGACGATAGTTTTTTCGGTAGAATAAAACGAATGTTTACAG GCGATCGCTGTTTCTACATTGGATTGGGGGCGAAACCGGCCGCCCCAAAAATGACTTACGAACCCTACCAGTGCTGTCCCACTAAAGTTCAAAGTCCGACCAAAGTAGCCAAAGCCACCCCGACCAAGGTTCCGGCCAAGAAACTCGAGAAGAGAAGCCCCAAGCAGCCAGAAAAGCCCGCCAAGGCATCGAAAGCACTCGCCAAGCCGGAAAAGGGAAAAGGAAAAAAAG gtaatttaCTGGATGAATCAGAAGTGCTGGAATGGATGGTCAAACAAAAGGAAGATGAAAGTATTGAACATATTGAAAGAGAAAAATTGTTCAAATATATTGACACAAAAGAATTCTTAGCAGTTGTTTTCT ATAAAGAAGACGATCCAGACAGTCCGCGTATCCTAAGGTACGTGGAATTAATCGATGACGAAGCATCTGAATACGGAATCAAAGTAGTAAAATGCAGCGATCGTTTGATGGCCAAGAAATACGGTTTCCGCAATCCGCCCGGCATCACCTACTTCAGGAAGGGCAAATACATCAATTACGACGGAGACATGGATGACGAGGAAGAGATTTTGGACTGGTTGACCAATCCGGAAAACATGGAACTTACGGATCACATAGAAAAAGTTAATCGTAAAATGTTTCAGAAGATTCGACAGACATCCGATTATGTAGCAGTATTCTTTT ACAGTAATGACTGCAAACAGTGTCCCAGAGTGCTGCTGGAGATAGAGCACATTGACGACGACGCTGACGGCGCCGGTATCAACTTTGTCAAAATTGACGACAAGCAGATGGCCAAGGAATTTGGAGTTTTCGCTTTACCTGCTGTGCTATTCTTCAAAATGGGATCTAAAGACCCTGTCATTTACGCTG GTGATCTTTACGATGAACATCAGTTATTAAACTGGTTGTTGACCCAAAAGAATCCATCAGGTGATGTAATTGAAGCTCTCGAGGGTAAAGATTTACTCAAAttaatagaagaggaaggatccCTTGCCGTGTACTTCT ATTCGCTTGACTGCGAGCAGTGCGCTGGCATTTTGGAAGAGCTTGAGAACATAGATGACGATTGTGACCGACATAAAATAAAGTTCGTGAAGACACAAGATTACGCGATAGCGGAGTCGTATGGAGTTACTGACTTCCCAGTGTTGGTGTATTTTGAAAACAATGTTCCGAATGTGTACGAAGGTTCTCTGGCGGAGGAGGAAGAAGTGCTGCAATGGTTGATTACACAGAAAACTGAAGACCGCATTGAATTGATAACGAGAGTGATGCTAGAAAATATGGTTGAAGAAACACAGTACTTGGCAGTATACTTTT ATAAATTGAACTGTCATATTTGCGACGCTATTCTTGAAGGGCTAGAGCAGATAGACGACGAATGCGATGTTTACGGTATTCATATGGTGAAAATACAAGACCCACAATTAGCCAAACGATATTCTATCAAGACCTTCCCGGCGATGGTTTACTTCAG gAACGGCAATCCGCTGCTTTTTGAAGGTGATCTGCAAAATGAAGAATCAATTCTTGAATGGCTTATTGACGATGAAAATCGGGAGCTTGCGGATGAAATTGAGTCCGTAAACGAAAGAATGCTAGAGAGGCTCTTAGTCGAATCACATTTACTTGTCGTCTTCTTCT ATGACGATGAAGACTGTCCAGAATGTGAAGATCTACTCGAATCACTAGAACAAATAGACGGTGAAGTAGATCAATTTGGTATCGATTTTGTAAAAATAGCCAGTCCAGAAGCGGCCGCGAAGTACAACGTCATTAATATACCTTCTCTAGTGTATTTCCGCAAACAAGTACCCATGCTCTATGATGGGGACCTCCATCAAGTTGATAAGGTTCTTAGTTGGCTAACTTCTCAAGACgtttttgaaattaaaaatgaaattgaGGAGGTCAACCGCAAAATGTTGGATAAATTGCTGGAGGAAAACGAATTTTTAGCTGTTTATTTCT ACGAAAAATCAGCAGAAAGTCGTGCTGTATTAGACAAATTGGAGAATATTGACAGCGAAACGGATAACTTGGATATAACTTTTGTAAAAATGGAAGACCCGCGATATGCAAGAAAATGGGGAGTCACTAAATTACCAGCTATCGTGTACTTTAGAAAGAGATTCCCGAGCATATACAGAG GTGACACAATGAACGAAGAGGAAGTACTGGACTGGCTTCGAAAGAATCGATTTAGGCAGCCAGAGCTAAACATATTCATGTATGCTCTGATAGCGCTGTCAATAGCGTTCGTGATGTACACTGCGTTCCTGCTGCAGTGCTTCAAGCCCGCGCCGCCTGCGCCGGCACCGCATCCAAAGCAGGCGTGA